Proteins from a single region of Candidatus Eisenbacteria bacterium:
- a CDS encoding TerC family protein, whose product MLALDLGVFHRRSHSIKVNEALGWTLTWATLAVLFGLGLWRLEGPEKSLEFFTGYLLELSLSADNVFVMALLFGYFAVPEKYQHKVLFWGVLGAAGMRLAFILLGTTLVRQFEWVLYAFGVLLVIAGFRMLVNREEQIHPERNPIVRLIRRVMPVAKRFHGDRFVVFRGRRWFTTPLFIVLLSVEAADLVFAIDSIPAVFSVTLDPFIVFTSNVFAILGLRSLYFLLARAVTAFRYLKPALGVVLAFAGAKLLLAHTPWKIDNIVALGFVGTTLTASIIASLLHRPRGSHAGRGGPPA is encoded by the coding sequence ATGCTCGCGCTCGACCTGGGCGTCTTCCACCGCCGCAGCCACAGCATCAAGGTGAACGAGGCTCTCGGTTGGACGCTCACGTGGGCGACCCTGGCCGTGCTCTTCGGCCTCGGGCTGTGGCGCCTCGAGGGACCCGAAAAGTCGCTCGAGTTCTTCACCGGCTACCTGCTCGAGCTCTCGCTCAGCGCCGACAACGTCTTCGTCATGGCGCTGCTGTTCGGCTACTTCGCGGTGCCGGAGAAGTACCAGCACAAGGTGCTGTTCTGGGGCGTGCTCGGCGCCGCCGGAATGCGGCTCGCGTTCATCCTCCTCGGCACCACCCTGGTGCGCCAGTTCGAGTGGGTGCTGTACGCGTTCGGCGTGCTCCTCGTGATCGCCGGGTTCCGGATGCTGGTGAACCGGGAAGAGCAGATTCACCCGGAGAGAAACCCGATCGTCCGCCTCATCCGGCGCGTGATGCCGGTGGCGAAGCGGTTCCACGGCGACCGCTTCGTCGTGTTCCGCGGCCGTCGCTGGTTCACGACGCCGCTCTTCATCGTGCTGCTCAGCGTCGAAGCCGCCGACCTCGTGTTCGCGATCGATTCGATTCCGGCCGTGTTCTCGGTGACCCTCGATCCGTTCATCGTCTTCACGTCGAACGTGTTCGCCATTCTCGGGCTGCGTTCGCTCTATTTCCTGCTCGCCCGCGCGGTGACCGCGTTCCGCTACCTCAAGCCGGCGCTGGGCGTGGTGCTCGCCTTCGCGGGCGCCAAGCTGCTGCTGGCGCACACCCCGTGGAAGATCGACAACATCGTCGCCCTCGGCTTCGTCGGCACGACACTCACCGCCAGCATCATCGCGTCCCTGCTGCACAGGCCGCGCGGCTCGCACGCGGGACGCGGCGGCCCCCCGGCCTGA
- a CDS encoding putative Ig domain-containing protein → MKPAKFVFVRFFTRSPGEVFPMHGISKFPVRGALSALALAVVAFAGPALAQTPGLVNAVSPGTTIGPALPAVQVPVTLSRDATTPVLGFSVRIQLSAEFDALTTGGGDPDIVLGDFLTAGGRSTNLQVISNGGGNYTVDGVTLGGSCGPASQTGTLFTVRVRSSAAAATGTVTIQSVTMRDCNNQPLPVNTGSVASVTIDNTPPVVTVTAPNGGETWSYQSTHAITWSASDASGTVPTVSIDYSTDGGSGWTAVATGEPNDGSYSWAVPNTPSTTALVRVRATDSNGNPGADVSDAVFTIVSNTAPVLTPVAPQTVNEGTNLHLVLAATDGESPPQTLKFYLQGSPPAGATLTEAGVFDWNPSEAQGPGSYTIDVRVEDDGTPALSGTGSFGVTVNEVNVAPTLDISTAMSLPAILEDTGPAATGATVAQILASGAGGDPVSDPDNGAQRGIAIADAQANAGGVWEFSMNGGSSWSPVGAVALTSALLLADEPGNRVRFLANADWNGTVTLQLLAWDRTSGSDGGTASVTTRGGGTAFSSAVGVANHVVTPVNDAPLFNAPADQTVLEDPGTVNVNFGGVFAGPLDEWAGPTPQVLSFAAVSSDPSIVPNPTITGSGTARVLHFTPAANANGTVTITLTATDDGGTADGGVDATVKVFSITVTPVNDRPDYDAIADQSVSEDPGPTAVSITGVGPGGGADEAGQSVGFAAVSGNPAVVPDPVVTGSGATRTLTFQPAANATGTAIITVTATDDGGTANGGVDSRLRTFTIVVTPVNDPPVLASVPTGTIDIPELVAYAFQALGSDADIPSQPLTFSLQGTVPAGATINPGTGAFAWTPDESQGPGDYPFTVRLSDGVDFVEAPFTLRVTEVNVAPVLGGAPAAATIPELVAYTFTATGSDADLPAQTLTFSLSGEPAGAAIDGNSGVFTWTPSEAQGPGVHPFKVRLGDGVATTEFDVVLTVTEVSVAAITDLTASTVRTGNDGDGTERVTLGWTATPGGTAVQVYRARYGDYPLYGDGSGSPPAPPASATPGPPWELTAVTAPGQTDEVNVPQVPKSAGGRDYWHYVAFVHGAGANVSGPSNQPASLNYLLGDFADGSPEGLGVGNNRVFTEDITALGGSYGFTGAAVAPVRYLDVGPTSDYSVNGLPLPDQAINFEDLVMLAINFGTGPQPQLAAKPAAGGAARDALIIEAPKQVSPGETFAVRLRVTGAGRVQALSAALDWTQGIAEPVGVHAGAWLDQLGGVAFSPKPGAVDVALLGARESGFAGDGVVATVEFRALAAGDPAIALGSARARDAWNRPVDLAGSVEQTAPEIPATTMLSLPFPNPSRGEATIAFGLARPGPVRVVLYGVDGRAVRTLADGAREAGVFRLTWDGRDDDGRPLAAGIYFVRMTSAQGTFTKRISHLR, encoded by the coding sequence GGCGCTGTCGGCCCTCGCGCTGGCGGTGGTCGCCTTCGCGGGTCCCGCGCTCGCGCAGACGCCCGGGCTCGTGAACGCGGTTTCGCCCGGGACGACGATCGGGCCGGCGCTGCCGGCCGTGCAGGTCCCCGTGACCCTCAGCCGGGACGCCACCACGCCCGTGCTGGGCTTCAGCGTGCGCATCCAGCTGTCGGCGGAGTTCGACGCGCTCACGACCGGGGGCGGCGACCCCGACATCGTGCTCGGTGACTTCCTCACCGCGGGAGGACGTTCGACCAACCTGCAGGTCATCTCCAATGGCGGCGGCAACTACACCGTGGACGGCGTCACGCTCGGCGGCTCGTGTGGCCCGGCGTCGCAGACCGGCACGCTGTTCACCGTCCGCGTCCGCAGTTCGGCGGCGGCCGCAACGGGCACGGTCACGATCCAGTCGGTGACGATGCGCGACTGCAACAACCAGCCGCTCCCGGTCAACACCGGCTCCGTCGCGTCCGTGACGATTGACAACACGCCGCCCGTGGTCACGGTCACCGCTCCCAATGGCGGGGAAACCTGGTCGTATCAGTCCACCCACGCCATCACCTGGTCGGCCAGCGACGCTTCGGGGACCGTGCCGACCGTTTCCATCGACTACTCGACGGACGGCGGCTCCGGCTGGACCGCCGTCGCGACGGGCGAGCCGAACGACGGCTCGTACTCGTGGGCGGTGCCGAACACGCCGAGCACGACCGCGCTCGTGCGGGTGCGGGCGACCGATTCGAACGGCAACCCGGGCGCGGACGTCAGCGACGCGGTGTTCACCATCGTCTCCAACACCGCTCCGGTCCTCACGCCGGTGGCGCCGCAGACGGTCAACGAAGGAACGAACCTGCACCTCGTGCTCGCGGCGACCGACGGCGAGTCCCCGCCGCAGACGCTCAAGTTCTACCTGCAGGGTTCGCCGCCGGCCGGCGCGACGCTGACCGAGGCGGGCGTCTTCGACTGGAACCCGTCCGAGGCGCAGGGGCCGGGCTCCTACACGATCGACGTGCGCGTCGAGGACGACGGCACGCCGGCGCTCTCGGGCACCGGCTCCTTCGGGGTGACGGTCAACGAGGTGAATGTCGCGCCGACGCTCGACATCTCGACGGCGATGTCGCTGCCGGCGATTCTCGAGGACACGGGTCCTGCGGCGACGGGCGCGACGGTCGCGCAGATCCTCGCGAGCGGCGCGGGCGGCGATCCGGTCAGCGATCCGGACAACGGCGCGCAGCGCGGCATCGCGATCGCGGACGCGCAGGCCAACGCCGGAGGCGTCTGGGAGTTCTCCATGAACGGGGGCTCCTCATGGTCGCCGGTCGGCGCCGTCGCGCTGACGTCGGCGCTGCTGCTCGCCGACGAGCCGGGCAACCGCGTGAGGTTCCTGGCGAACGCCGACTGGAACGGCACGGTCACGCTGCAACTGCTGGCCTGGGACCGCACCAGCGGCAGCGACGGCGGCACCGCGAGCGTGACGACGCGCGGCGGCGGCACGGCGTTCAGCTCGGCCGTGGGGGTCGCGAACCACGTGGTCACGCCGGTCAACGACGCGCCGCTCTTCAACGCGCCCGCCGACCAGACCGTCCTCGAGGATCCCGGGACGGTGAACGTCAACTTCGGGGGCGTGTTCGCCGGCCCGCTGGACGAATGGGCGGGGCCGACGCCGCAGGTGCTGTCGTTCGCGGCGGTCTCGAGCGATCCGTCCATCGTGCCGAACCCGACGATCACGGGATCGGGCACCGCCCGCGTGCTGCACTTCACGCCCGCCGCGAACGCGAACGGCACGGTGACCATCACGCTGACCGCCACCGACGACGGCGGCACCGCCGATGGCGGCGTGGATGCGACCGTGAAGGTGTTTTCGATCACCGTCACGCCGGTCAACGACCGCCCGGACTACGACGCCATCGCGGACCAGTCCGTTTCCGAGGATCCCGGCCCGACGGCGGTTTCGATCACCGGCGTCGGCCCCGGCGGCGGAGCCGACGAGGCGGGGCAGTCGGTGGGCTTCGCGGCCGTTTCCGGCAATCCGGCGGTCGTGCCCGACCCGGTCGTCACCGGCTCCGGCGCGACGAGGACGCTGACGTTCCAGCCCGCCGCGAATGCCACGGGCACCGCGATCATCACGGTGACCGCCACCGACGACGGCGGAACCGCCAATGGGGGCGTGGACAGCCGACTGCGCACGTTCACGATCGTCGTGACGCCGGTGAACGACCCGCCGGTGCTCGCGAGCGTGCCGACGGGCACGATCGACATCCCCGAACTGGTCGCGTACGCCTTCCAGGCGCTCGGCTCGGACGCGGACATTCCTTCGCAGCCGCTGACGTTTTCGCTGCAGGGCACGGTGCCGGCGGGCGCGACGATCAACCCGGGCACCGGCGCGTTCGCGTGGACGCCCGACGAGTCCCAGGGGCCGGGCGACTACCCGTTCACGGTCCGACTCAGCGACGGCGTGGACTTCGTGGAGGCTCCCTTCACCCTGCGCGTGACCGAGGTCAACGTCGCGCCGGTGCTGGGTGGCGCGCCCGCGGCCGCGACGATTCCCGAACTGGTCGCCTACACGTTCACGGCGACCGGGTCCGATGCCGATCTTCCGGCGCAGACGCTGACGTTCTCCCTTTCCGGCGAACCTGCGGGCGCCGCCATCGACGGCAACAGCGGCGTGTTCACCTGGACCCCCAGCGAGGCGCAGGGTCCGGGCGTCCATCCATTCAAGGTGCGGCTCGGCGACGGGGTCGCCACGACCGAGTTCGACGTCGTCCTGACCGTGACCGAGGTCTCGGTGGCGGCGATCACCGATCTGACCGCGAGCACCGTCCGCACGGGGAACGACGGCGACGGCACCGAGCGCGTGACGCTCGGCTGGACCGCCACCCCCGGCGGCACGGCCGTGCAGGTCTATCGAGCGCGCTACGGCGACTACCCGCTCTACGGCGACGGAAGCGGCTCGCCGCCGGCGCCGCCGGCGAGCGCGACGCCCGGTCCGCCGTGGGAGCTCACGGCCGTGACGGCGCCGGGTCAGACCGACGAGGTCAACGTTCCGCAGGTTCCGAAGAGCGCCGGCGGACGCGACTACTGGCACTACGTCGCGTTCGTTCACGGAGCGGGCGCCAACGTTTCGGGACCCTCGAACCAGCCGGCCTCGCTCAACTACCTGCTCGGCGATTTCGCCGACGGCTCGCCCGAAGGGCTCGGCGTCGGCAACAACCGGGTGTTCACCGAGGACATCACGGCGCTCGGCGGCTCCTACGGCTTCACCGGCGCCGCGGTCGCACCGGTGCGCTACCTCGACGTCGGTCCGACGAGCGACTACTCGGTGAACGGCCTGCCGCTTCCGGACCAGGCGATCAACTTCGAGGACCTGGTCATGCTGGCGATCAACTTCGGCACCGGCCCGCAGCCGCAGTTGGCGGCGAAGCCGGCGGCGGGCGGCGCCGCGCGCGATGCGCTGATCATCGAGGCGCCCAAGCAGGTCTCGCCCGGGGAGACGTTCGCCGTGCGCTTGCGCGTCACGGGCGCCGGCCGCGTGCAGGCGCTGTCGGCGGCCCTCGACTGGACCCAGGGCATCGCCGAGCCGGTCGGCGTTCATGCCGGCGCCTGGCTGGATCAGCTGGGAGGCGTCGCGTTCTCACCGAAGCCCGGGGCGGTGGATGTGGCGTTGCTCGGCGCCCGCGAGAGCGGGTTCGCCGGCGACGGGGTCGTCGCGACGGTCGAGTTCCGGGCGCTCGCCGCCGGCGATCCGGCCATCGCCCTCGGTTCGGCCCGGGCGCGGGACGCCTGGAACCGGCCGGTGGATCTCGCGGGTTCGGTCGAGCAGACGGCGCCGGAGATTCCGGCGACGACCATGCTCTCGCTGCCCTTCCCGAACCCCTCGCGCGGCGAGGCGACCATCGCCTTCGGCCTCGCTCGTCCGGGGCCGGTGCGGGTGGTGCTCTACGGCGTGGACGGGCGCGCGGTGCGCACGCTCGCCGACGGCGCCCGCGAGGCGGGCGTCTTCCGCCTGACGTGGGACGGTCGCGACGACGACGGCCGGCCGCTCGCCGCGGGCATCTACTTCGTCCGCATGACCAGCGCGCAGGGCACCTTCACGAAGCGCATCTCGCACCTGCGATAG
- a CDS encoding LysR family transcriptional regulator codes for MAPLNFHYLRYFWMVAREGGLRRAAERLHVSQPTISAQVKALEAQLGEKLTRRAGRGLALTDAGRRVFDYAEEIFALGDDLVEAVSRASATRPRLVRIGVADSLPKPVSHALMRPLFRLGPPVRVVASEGSAADLLGQLGAHRLDLVLADEPAPSSLNIRAFNHPLGECGVAFCATAALARGARARFPRVLDGAPMLLPTQRTALRRSLDHWFQKRGLRPRVVAEYDDGALMTIAAADGLGVLPIPAVAEREAVERYGLARLGRTEECREQFFAISAERRLTDPAVAAITEGAKQSLFGRPSPGRRTPSRGA; via the coding sequence GTGGCTCCTCTGAACTTCCACTACCTGCGCTACTTCTGGATGGTCGCGCGCGAGGGCGGCCTGCGCCGGGCCGCCGAGCGGCTGCACGTCTCGCAGCCGACCATTTCGGCGCAGGTCAAGGCGCTGGAGGCCCAGCTCGGCGAGAAGCTGACGCGCCGGGCGGGCCGCGGGCTGGCGCTCACCGATGCCGGCCGCCGGGTGTTCGACTACGCCGAGGAGATCTTCGCGCTCGGCGACGACCTGGTGGAGGCCGTGAGCCGGGCCAGCGCGACGCGCCCGCGGCTCGTGCGCATCGGGGTCGCCGACTCCCTGCCCAAGCCGGTCAGCCACGCGCTCATGCGCCCGCTCTTCCGTCTCGGCCCGCCGGTGCGGGTCGTGGCGAGCGAGGGCTCGGCCGCCGACCTGCTCGGGCAGCTTGGCGCGCACCGTCTCGACCTCGTCCTCGCCGACGAGCCGGCGCCCAGCTCGCTCAACATCCGGGCGTTCAACCACCCGCTGGGCGAGTGCGGCGTCGCCTTCTGTGCGACGGCGGCGTTGGCCCGCGGGGCGCGCGCCCGGTTCCCGCGCGTGCTCGACGGCGCTCCGATGCTGCTGCCGACCCAGCGCACGGCGCTGCGCCGCTCGCTCGACCACTGGTTCCAAAAGCGCGGTCTGCGGCCCCGGGTGGTCGCCGAGTACGACGACGGCGCGCTCATGACCATCGCCGCCGCCGACGGGCTGGGTGTCCTGCCGATTCCCGCGGTGGCCGAGCGCGAGGCGGTCGAGCGCTACGGCCTGGCGCGTCTCGGACGGACCGAGGAGTGCCGCGAGCAGTTCTTCGCGATCAGCGCCGAGCGGCGGCTGACGGACCCGGCGGTCGCGGCGATCACGGAGGGGGCGAAGCAGTCGCTGTTCGGCCGCCCGTCACCCGGGCGGCGCACGCCGTCCCGCGGCGCCTGA